Proteins from a single region of Abyssalbus ytuae:
- a CDS encoding TonB-dependent receptor, which produces MKGFYKFLLSAAFSLVAFTAFSQGTVTGKVVDADLGEPLPGANVLVKGTTNGTSTDFDGNFTVNVSGNSGTLVVSYIGFLRKEVPFTLSGGSVNLGNIILDSDAQELEGVVVVGTGIIDLARDRQTPIAVSSIPAQEIQQKVGTQDITMTLANTPSVYVSGQTGGFGDSRITVRGFGQDNTAFLLNGQPINGMEDGLMYWSNWSGMSDIANGIQVQRGLGSSKLAISSVGGTVNFVTKATEMREGGFGQVALANDNYLKTTMAYNTGISEKGWGFSALLTHWQGDGYMDGTYGEGQIYFFSVGYRPNEKHNFNFLITGAPQEHDQAYRERISTYLENGRRYNDNWGYLNGKYKTEIGNYYHKPVANLNWDFNISETEQLSTVIYASWGRGGSIGSRGNFIPLGPNGQKDFDAAVAQNSAIADGVGTFGTASILRNSVNNHSWYGIVSNFNKKINENLDWNIGVDLRTYKGTHYRQVNDFLGLDAWTENRDILDASGAETGESIPVIADERGKAKAWWATFNTVGEEDRIAWDYSENISYGGLFTQLEYAKDMLSAFFQGSVSNQWHKRTDRYQYLGADQDSEKIDNFGFNVKGGASYKIGDQHSIYANAGYYSRQPYHDNIYLNFTNTVNPLTENEKILGLEAGYGFRSSIFSANLNLYRTSWEDRVTTESNIDEDTGLQTFFTNQAVKQLHTGVEVDFKVRPVDILDIKGFASFGNWEYQGDIIRTTRNDDLQVIDEERTDVDGGKVGDAAQTTFGLGAVVRPLERLSFDADYRHYSNLYADVTTKENLELPSYGVLDVGMSYKMLVGENKDKSIDFRFNVNNALNEIYLLESSTAILAEAGDETYEGVNVNNQVYFGWGRTWNFSLRYNF; this is translated from the coding sequence ATGAAAGGTTTTTACAAATTTTTACTAAGTGCGGCTTTTTCTTTAGTTGCATTTACTGCGTTTTCACAAGGTACTGTTACCGGTAAAGTGGTTGACGCAGATCTAGGCGAACCATTGCCGGGAGCTAACGTTCTGGTTAAGGGTACAACTAATGGAACATCAACCGATTTTGATGGTAATTTTACAGTAAACGTATCTGGAAATTCAGGTACTTTGGTAGTTAGCTACATTGGGTTTCTTAGAAAAGAAGTTCCATTTACTCTAAGTGGTGGTAGCGTAAATTTAGGTAATATTATTCTGGATTCCGACGCCCAGGAACTGGAGGGTGTTGTAGTAGTTGGGACTGGTATTATTGACTTGGCACGAGACAGACAAACTCCAATTGCTGTTTCATCCATTCCTGCTCAGGAAATACAACAAAAAGTAGGTACTCAGGATATTACTATGACACTTGCTAATACACCGTCTGTATATGTGTCAGGACAAACCGGAGGTTTTGGTGATTCAAGGATTACTGTGCGTGGTTTTGGACAAGATAATACGGCATTTTTATTAAATGGACAACCCATTAATGGTATGGAAGATGGCTTAATGTATTGGTCTAACTGGTCAGGTATGTCCGATATTGCTAACGGCATACAAGTTCAAAGAGGTCTGGGGTCTTCAAAGTTGGCTATTTCCTCAGTTGGAGGTACTGTAAACTTTGTTACAAAAGCTACTGAAATGAGAGAAGGGGGTTTTGGTCAGGTAGCTCTTGCTAATGATAATTATTTAAAGACTACGATGGCCTATAATACTGGAATATCAGAAAAAGGTTGGGGTTTTAGTGCTTTGTTAACTCATTGGCAAGGAGATGGTTACATGGATGGAACTTACGGTGAAGGCCAAATTTATTTCTTTTCAGTAGGTTATAGGCCTAATGAGAAACATAATTTTAATTTCTTGATAACAGGTGCTCCTCAGGAACATGATCAGGCATACAGAGAAAGAATATCTACCTATTTAGAAAATGGAAGAAGGTATAATGATAATTGGGGGTATTTAAATGGTAAATATAAGACTGAAATAGGTAATTATTATCACAAACCTGTTGCAAACCTTAACTGGGACTTTAATATAAGTGAAACAGAACAATTATCTACAGTTATATATGCTTCCTGGGGTAGAGGTGGTTCTATTGGATCAAGAGGTAATTTTATTCCTTTAGGACCTAATGGACAAAAGGATTTTGATGCGGCAGTAGCTCAGAACTCAGCTATAGCAGATGGAGTTGGTACTTTCGGAACGGCTTCAATTTTGAGAAACTCAGTTAACAACCATAGTTGGTATGGTATAGTTTCAAATTTTAATAAAAAAATCAATGAGAATTTAGATTGGAATATAGGGGTTGATTTAAGAACTTATAAGGGTACTCATTATAGACAGGTTAATGATTTCCTAGGTTTGGATGCTTGGACTGAAAATAGAGATATTCTTGACGCCTCTGGAGCTGAAACAGGAGAATCAATTCCAGTTATAGCTGATGAAAGAGGTAAGGCAAAAGCATGGTGGGCTACTTTTAACACTGTGGGAGAAGAAGATAGAATTGCTTGGGATTACAGTGAAAATATATCTTATGGAGGATTATTTACCCAGCTTGAATATGCTAAAGATATGTTGTCAGCATTTTTCCAAGGATCTGTTTCAAATCAATGGCATAAGAGAACAGATAGATATCAATATTTAGGGGCTGATCAAGACTCTGAAAAAATTGATAATTTTGGATTTAATGTTAAAGGGGGAGCATCTTATAAAATTGGTGACCAACATTCCATTTATGCGAATGCAGGTTATTACTCAAGGCAACCTTACCATGATAATATTTATTTAAATTTCACAAATACTGTGAATCCACTGACAGAGAATGAAAAAATTCTAGGTTTAGAAGCTGGCTATGGCTTTAGGAGTTCAATATTTAGTGCTAACTTGAATCTATATAGAACATCTTGGGAAGATAGAGTTACAACAGAATCAAATATTGACGAAGATACCGGGCTTCAAACATTTTTTACTAATCAGGCAGTAAAACAATTGCACACTGGAGTTGAAGTTGATTTCAAAGTTAGGCCTGTAGATATTCTTGATATCAAAGGATTTGCGTCGTTTGGTAACTGGGAGTACCAAGGAGATATAATTAGAACTACCAGAAATGATGATCTTCAGGTTATAGATGAAGAAAGAACTGATGTTGATGGGGGAAAAGTTGGCGATGCAGCTCAAACAACTTTTGGTTTAGGAGCAGTAGTTAGACCTCTTGAAAGATTGTCATTCGATGCAGATTATCGTCACTATTCTAATTTATATGCGGATGTTACTACCAAAGAAAATCTTGAATTGCCGTCATATGGAGTTTTAGATGTTGGTATGTCATATAAAATGCTTGTAGGTGAAAATAAGGATAAATCAATTGATTTTAGGTTTAATGTAAATAATGCCTTAAATGAAATTTATCTTTTAGAATCCTCTACAGCTATACTTGCTGAAGCCGGAGATGAAACTTATGAAGGAGTTAATGTTAACAACCAAGTATATTTTGGTTGGGGAAGAACCTGGAACTTTAGTTTACGTTATAATTTCTAA
- the pgi gene encoding glucose-6-phosphate isomerase, translating into MSLLNNNPTDIHVWKALKKHFEETKNIKMKDLFASDKERANKFSIKWNDFYVDFSKNRINDITFKLLIDLAKELNLSDAIEKYFSGDIINETESRAVLHTALRAKKTTEVYVDGENVIPGVYAVKEKIKTFSDEIISGKRKGYTGKTFTDVVNIGIGGSDLGPAMVTEALKFYKNHLDVHFVSNVDGDHVYETIKGLNPETTLFVIVSKTFTTQETISNATTIKEWFLKSASHKDIAKHFLAVSTNLAKIDEFGIASDNVFPMNDWVGGRFSLWSAVGLSIALAVGYNNFEQLLSGANQMDVHFRETAFEENIPVVLALLSIWYNNFYKAESEAIIPYTQYLSRFSAYLQQGIMESNGKSVDRGGNNVNYQTGTIIWGEPGTNSQHAFFQLIHQGTKLIPTDFIGFVHSLHGDNSHHNKLMSNFFAQTEALLNGKTEQEVLSELKNKDLSEEEISKLVPFKIFEGNKPTNTILIDKLTPQALGALIALYEHKIFVQGVIWNIFSYDQWGVELGKQLANTILKDIEGDKIREHDSSTSSLLHYFKESK; encoded by the coding sequence ATGTCACTTCTAAATAATAATCCCACAGATATTCATGTATGGAAAGCTTTAAAAAAGCATTTTGAAGAAACCAAAAACATAAAAATGAAAGATTTATTTGCTTCTGATAAAGAAAGAGCAAATAAATTCAGCATTAAATGGAACGATTTTTATGTAGATTTTTCTAAAAACCGGATTAATGATATAACCTTTAAATTGCTTATTGATTTAGCTAAAGAACTTAACTTAAGCGATGCAATTGAAAAATATTTTTCAGGAGATATTATTAATGAGACAGAAAGCAGGGCAGTGTTGCACACCGCACTCAGGGCTAAAAAAACCACGGAAGTATATGTTGATGGAGAAAATGTTATTCCAGGAGTTTATGCAGTGAAAGAAAAAATAAAAACCTTTTCTGATGAAATTATTTCAGGAAAAAGAAAAGGATATACAGGAAAAACTTTTACCGATGTTGTAAATATTGGAATAGGGGGTTCTGATCTGGGACCGGCAATGGTAACCGAAGCATTAAAGTTTTATAAAAACCATTTAGACGTTCATTTTGTAAGTAATGTAGACGGAGACCATGTTTATGAAACAATAAAAGGGTTAAATCCTGAAACTACTTTGTTTGTAATTGTTTCAAAAACTTTTACCACACAAGAAACAATAAGTAATGCCACTACTATAAAAGAATGGTTCTTAAAAAGCGCTTCGCACAAAGATATTGCTAAGCATTTTTTAGCGGTATCCACCAATCTTGCTAAAATAGATGAGTTTGGAATAGCCTCTGATAATGTTTTTCCTATGAACGATTGGGTAGGCGGAAGATTTTCTTTATGGAGTGCTGTAGGATTATCAATCGCATTAGCAGTAGGATACAATAACTTTGAACAGTTATTAAGCGGTGCCAATCAAATGGATGTACATTTCAGGGAAACTGCCTTTGAAGAGAATATTCCGGTTGTCTTAGCTCTTTTAAGTATTTGGTACAACAACTTCTATAAGGCCGAAAGCGAGGCTATTATTCCCTACACCCAATACTTAAGTAGGTTTTCCGCTTATTTACAGCAGGGAATTATGGAAAGTAACGGGAAAAGTGTAGATAGAGGAGGTAATAATGTAAATTACCAGACCGGTACTATCATATGGGGAGAACCAGGTACTAACTCTCAGCATGCATTTTTTCAATTGATACACCAGGGAACAAAACTTATACCTACGGATTTTATAGGTTTCGTACATTCATTGCATGGAGACAATAGTCACCACAATAAGTTAATGTCCAACTTTTTTGCACAAACGGAAGCCCTGTTAAATGGTAAGACAGAACAGGAAGTATTATCAGAATTAAAAAACAAGGATCTGAGCGAAGAAGAAATAAGCAAACTGGTGCCATTTAAAATTTTTGAAGGTAACAAACCTACTAATACCATATTAATAGATAAATTAACCCCGCAAGCATTGGGCGCCCTGATAGCTTTATACGAACATAAAATTTTTGTACAGGGGGTTATATGGAATATTTTTAGTTACGACCAATGGGGGGTGGAGTTAGGTAAACAATTAGCCAATACTATTTTAAAAGATATAGAGGGAGATAAAATTAGGGAGCATGATAGTTCTACAAGTAGTCTCTTACACTATTTTAAAGAAAGTAAGTAG
- a CDS encoding peptidoglycan DD-metalloendopeptidase family protein, with product MTRKVLLLITMATLLAGCKNEHRKSEERQVEIPEVIENIKPAELIEFGYNLNEFAVVRDTVKAGDSFGEILVRNNITYPKVFEIAEKTKDTFDIRKLQIGKPYTLLCTKDSLKTPKCFIYQPNKIDYYVVDFADSIKAYKSRKPVKLVRKEASGVITSTLSEAIINYGMDYQVANDLADIYAWTIDFFRLQQGDRFKVIYEERYIDDTIYAGMNQIKMAYFEHSGKPFYAFNFVTDSVKGINDYYDEEANTLRRAFLRAPLKFSRISSRFSGRRFHPVQKRWKAHKGTDYAAPRGTPIMATANGTVIKSGYTSGNGKYVKIRHNNIYETQYLHMSKRAVKVGEFVKQGDIIGYVGSTGLATGPHVCYRFWKHGVQVDPYRQDLPSADPIKPELKEIFLEYIKPLKEQLDSVPFKSIEEPKEEIEQLEIITELNQENVTSK from the coding sequence ATGACAAGGAAAGTTTTACTGCTAATTACAATGGCAACCCTTCTGGCCGGTTGTAAAAACGAACACAGAAAATCAGAAGAAAGACAAGTAGAAATCCCGGAAGTAATTGAAAATATAAAACCTGCCGAACTTATTGAATTTGGTTATAACCTTAATGAGTTTGCGGTTGTAAGGGATACGGTGAAGGCAGGCGATAGTTTTGGTGAAATATTAGTGAGAAATAATATAACGTATCCTAAAGTTTTTGAAATAGCCGAAAAAACAAAAGATACTTTTGACATAAGAAAACTTCAGATAGGGAAGCCCTATACCCTTTTATGTACTAAAGATTCCCTTAAAACTCCCAAATGTTTTATTTATCAGCCAAATAAAATAGATTATTACGTGGTTGATTTTGCCGATTCCATTAAAGCCTATAAAAGCAGGAAACCGGTTAAATTGGTTCGAAAAGAAGCATCAGGAGTAATTACATCTACCTTGTCAGAAGCTATAATTAATTACGGAATGGATTACCAGGTAGCTAATGATCTTGCTGATATATATGCCTGGACCATAGATTTTTTCAGGCTGCAGCAAGGAGACAGGTTCAAGGTGATATATGAGGAAAGGTATATTGATGATACCATATATGCAGGAATGAATCAAATAAAAATGGCTTATTTTGAACACAGTGGCAAACCTTTTTATGCGTTTAACTTTGTTACGGACTCTGTAAAAGGAATTAATGATTATTATGATGAAGAAGCCAATACTTTACGAAGAGCCTTTTTAAGAGCCCCGTTAAAATTCAGCCGTATTTCTTCCCGTTTTTCCGGCAGGCGATTCCATCCCGTTCAAAAAAGATGGAAAGCCCATAAAGGAACTGACTATGCTGCGCCCAGGGGAACCCCTATTATGGCTACCGCCAATGGTACAGTAATAAAATCAGGATATACTTCGGGCAATGGAAAATATGTTAAAATCAGGCATAATAACATCTATGAAACCCAATACTTACACATGTCCAAAAGAGCAGTAAAAGTAGGAGAATTTGTAAAACAAGGTGATATTATAGGCTATGTGGGAAGCACAGGGCTGGCTACCGGGCCCCATGTATGCTACAGGTTTTGGAAACATGGTGTTCAGGTAGATCCTTACAGGCAGGATTTGCCTTCTGCCGATCCTATCAAACCGGAACTTAAGGAAATATTCCTGGAGTATATAAAACCTTTAAAAGAACAATTAGATTCAGTACCATTTAAGAGTATTGAAGAACCAAAAGAAGAAATCGAACAACTGGAAATAATAACCGAACTAAATCAGGAAAATGTCACTTCTAAATAA